One Aegilops tauschii subsp. strangulata cultivar AL8/78 chromosome 7, Aet v6.0, whole genome shotgun sequence genomic window carries:
- the LOC123495009 gene encoding uncharacterized protein, which translates to MDAPPPPSPAAHNLKKRKLGRHDEQEPPPESGRASDGVGLDFFNALPDDLLCTIISLLPTKDGARTQILAEHPGPALRLSLPCLHERYHDKIEGWLRSQALTDLQELSFGYDPPGFPPYRLPPPPIPQSALRFAPTLRVARICYCYFPKLPAESLNFPHLKQLTMYMLTISDLSASSLNFPHLRQLTTHAVTISGDALHSLLSGFLSLESLILKDNVGVGRLRISSSTIRSIGFSAPHTSVASPVQELLIVDAPCLGRFLPLSGGYGPSTVQIIGAPKLQMTVLLSNGTSKLHIGNGTMGFQVNNRFQSHAT; encoded by the exons AtggatgcgccgccgccgccgtcgccggcggcGCACAACCTCAAGAAGCGCAAGTTGGGCCGACATGATGAGCAAGAACCACCACCGGAGAGCGGCAGGGCCAGCGACGGGGTCGGCCTCGACTTCTTCAACGCCCTCCCCGACGACCTCCTGTGCACCATCATCTCTCTCCTCCCCACCAAAGACGGCGCCCGCACGCAG ATCCTCGCCGAGCACCCTGGCCCGGCCCTCCGCCTCTCGCTCCCCTGCCTCCATGAACGCTACCACGACAAGATCGAAGGCTGGCTTCGTTCCCAGGCCCTCACCGACCTCCAAGAGCTCAGCTTCGGCTACGACCCCCCAGGCTTCCCACCGTACCGGCTGCCGCCGCCCCCGATACCGCAGTCCGCGCTCCGCTTCGCGCCGACACTCCGCGTCGCCAGAATCTGCTACTGCTATTTCCCCAAGCTGCCTGCCGAGTCTCTGAATTTTCCGCATCTCAAGCAGCTCACCATGTACATGCTCACCATCTCGGACTTGTCTGCGTCGTCTCTGAATTTTCCGCACCTCAGGCAGCTCACCACACATGCAGTCACCATCTCGGGGGACGCTCTGCACAGCTTGCTCTCTGGCTTCCTTTCGCTGGAAAGCCTTATACTGAAAGATAATGTTGGCGTTGGCCGCCTCCGCATCAGCTCCTCGACTATTAGGAGCATAGGCTTTTCTGCTCCTCATACGTCTGTGGCTTCCCCTGTCCAAGAGCTGCTCATCGTGGACGCCCCTTGCCTTGGGAGGTTTCTACCACTCAGTGGAGGCTATGGTCCCTCCACAGTCCAGATCATCGGAGCACCCAAGCTGCAGATGACGGTTTTGCTGTCAAATGGCACATCCAAACTCCATATTGGAAATGGAACCATGGGTTTTCAGGTAAACAACAGGTTTCAGAGTCATGCAACCTGA